AGCATTTTCATATCCTTGCAATCCAATCATATCTATATATTGTTTGGCAATTTTTTCTACTTCAGATTTTTTATGTTTCTTTAGTTTTAAACCGAATTCAATATTTTCTTTTACTGTATACCATGGAAATAAAGCATGCTGTTGGAAAACAACTCCACGTTGTGCTGATGGTCCATTTACATCTACACCATCAACAATAATTCTGCCTTTATCTGGTTTTAAATATCCTGCTAATAAATTCAGCATAGTTGATTTACCGCAACCACTTTTTCCCAAAACACAAATAAATTCTCCTGTTTTTATTTTTAAATTTATATCTTCAAGTATATATTTAGGTTTACCATTAACCTCATCAAAAGATTTATGAATATTTATAAATTCTACACTCATATACTTTCCCTTCCCCAAAACAAAAAGGCGCAAAACTCTTTAATAAGTTTTGCGCCTTTGCAAATTTCATATGAAAATGATGTAATTATTATATGATATAACAAATCTTTCTACAATGTGCATGTAGTTGATATATATTATTTTTCAATATGATATTTGCATAATTCATGATAAAAAAAGACTATGACAAGATAAAATCTCATCATAGTCTTATATCTTTTATTAGTTATTATTTAAAGTAAGCTACGCCAGCTTCAAATAATTTCTGGTCTTTTGCACCAGGTACATTCTTGGATACATATTGTCCAATACGTTCAGAATGTCCCATTTTACCAAGGATACGACCATCTGGGCTTGTAATACCTTCAATAGCCCAAACAGAACCGTTTGGATTAACTTCAATATCCATGGAGATATTGCCATTTTCATTTACATATTGAGTTGCAATCTGTCCATTAGCTCTTAATTTAGCTAAAACTTCATCACTTGCGCAGAAACGACCTTCACCATGTGATACAGCAATACGATGAATATCGCCAACTTTTACGTTGTTAAACCATGGAGAAAGATTTGATACTACTTTTGTTTCTACCATGCAAGATACGTGACGACCGATTTCATTATAAGTGAGTGTTGGGTCATCTTCTGTCAGTTCTTTTATATCACCATATGGTACTAAGCCCAATTTAATAAGTGCTTGGAAACCATTGCAGATACCGAGCATTAAACCATCACGGTTTTTAATCAAATCGCGTACAGCTTCTGTGATACGTGGATTTCTAAACATAGCTGCGATGAATTTACCAGAGCCGTCTGGTTCGTCCCCGCCACTAAAGCCACCAGGTATCATGATAATCTGTGCTTTTTTAATACCTTCAACGATAGCATCTACAGACTGTTCAACCATTGCAGAAGACAAGTTTTTAATTACGAAAGTATCTGCTTGTCCACCAGCGCGGTTAAATGCTTTAGCTGTATCGTATTCGCAGTTAGTGCCTGGGAATACTGGAATGAAGATACGTGGTTTAGCAAAGCTTAATGGGCTCTTTGCAATGCTAGATGCATTGTATACTTCAGAAGCTTTTGTTTCACCTGTAGATTTGCGTACATGTGTAGGGAAAATCTGTTCAAGTGGCTGTGTATATGCTTCTTCTGCTTCTGCAAGATTGATTATATCATCGCCACAAACGATAGTTTTTTCAGTAGTTACTGTACCTAATTCATAAGCATCAGTTGTGATTAAATCATCTAATGCGCTTTCATCATTTAATTCTAAAATGATTGTACCGTAATCACAAGCAAATAAGCTTTCACTATCAAATTCACCAGTAAATTCAAAACCAAGGTTTTCACCAAATGTCATTTGAGTGATTGCAGCAGCAATACCACCAACGCCTACGCTCTTAGCAGCAGCTACTTTACCTTCGATTATGAGTTTATGAATTGTATT
The window above is part of the Megamonas hypermegale genome. Proteins encoded here:
- a CDS encoding ABC transporter ATP-binding protein yields the protein MSVEFINIHKSFDEVNGKPKYILEDINLKIKTGEFICVLGKSGCGKSTMLNLLAGYLKPDKGRIIVDGVDVNGPSAQRGVVFQQHALFPWYTVKENIEFGLKLKKHKKSEVEKIAKQYIDMIGLQGYENAYPAELSGGMAQRVGIARALVNNPQVLLMDEPLGALDAMTRDTMRKELIRIWQISKKTIFFITHSVPEAVYLADRVILLKQGHIAMDTPINLVRPRDIRSKEFNEYVDLFSKGLTDGSNMDVIVE